One Nicotiana tomentosiformis chromosome 4, ASM39032v3, whole genome shotgun sequence genomic window carries:
- the LOC104120623 gene encoding kinesin-like protein KIN-7N isoform X1 has translation MEKVCVAVRVRPARSNEENYNGTFWKVEDNRISLHKSLGTPISGASYTFDHVFDQDCSNARVYDLLTKDIIHAALEGFNGTAFAYGQTSSGKTFTMNGTQNDPGVIQRAVNDIFQKIEMTTNREFLIRVSYMEIYNEEINDLFAVENQKLQIHESLDRGVFVAGLREEIVNDAEQVLELIQQGEVNRHFGETNMNVRSSRSHTIFRMVIESKGKHNPDDAVRVSILNLVDLAGSERIAKTGAGGVRLKEGKHINKSLMILGNVINKLSEGVKLRVHIPYRDSKLTRILQPALGGNAITSIICTVAPEEIHVEESKGTLQFASRAKRITNCVQVNEILTDAALLKRQTREIEELRMKLQGSHSEVLEQEILKLRNDLLKYEHEREKLAMELEEERRSQKEREQCILEQQKKIHNLSNLASISDSNGHATQNQEESSSSITCQEDAFSTPCLKPVPSAFVAKRSQRSQQLEYSPVPDAFSNFADEDTWMKINKGFVVDLDSLHMTPSIKVQSSLPNDENDGLSTENYKQEAQNLRRQLELVLEERDELRRHHTEQESLNEQLMSEVSELQQEALLIHEIPQRLCESVTTCKDIYTDVLSVLQNFVANEKSATAKLLSTTSEIGTCLFATLESHFSVAMHSDKSSAGNNSSIEAQRIKLYDKLNRTISSLVLSEDENSGNQPLSSQYKDCTLGGEIACWKKKLDEDIKTIQAKYENLEKELDLNNQLLVASRDRYNSLEREFHLLKEERDLLIQKVSTSCEKLELVTNQKGKVWEDLNAEVKRRQNLEDEIKQFSVAFACRQRSIVSLHSDFKSVIGNFKSQKPISVYPDLLDYES, from the exons ATGGAGAAGGTGTGCGTAGCAGTTAGAGTGAGACCTGCAAGGAGTAACGAAGAGAATTACAATGGAACCTTTTGGAAAGTTGAAGACAATCGCATTTCTCTTCACAAGTCTCTCGGTACTCCGATCTCCGGCGCCTCCTACACTTTTG ATCATGTGTTCGATCAGGACTGTTCTAATGCTAGGGTTTATGACCTTCTTACTAAGGACATTATTCATGCTGCTCTTGAAGGTTTCAACG GAACTGCTTTTGCATATGGGCAAACCAGTAGTGGTAAAACTTTTACTATGAATGGCACTCAGAATGATCCAGGAGTCATCCAGCGTGCGGTCAATGACATATTTCAGAAAATTGAGATg ACAACTAATAGGGAGTTTCTGATTCGAGTATCTTATATGGAAATCTACAATGAAGAGATTAATGATCTATTTGCTGTAGAGAACCAGAAACTGCAGATTCATGAAAGTTTGGAT CGTGGAGTTTTTGTCGCAGGTTTGAGGGAAGAAATAGTAAACGATGCTGAACAAGTACTTGAGCTTATACAGCAAGGAGAAG TTAACAGACATTTTGGTGAAACCAACATGAATGTTAGAAGCAGTAGATCTCACACCATCTTCAGGATG GTAATTGAAAGCAAAGGAAAGCATAATCCAGATGACGCTGTTCGTGTTTCCATTTTG AATTTGGTAGATTTAGCGGGGTCTGAACGGATTGCTAAAACTGGAGCTGGGGGAGTTCGTCTGAAGGAAGGAAAGCACATTAACAAGAGCCTAATGATCCTTGGTAATGTTATCAATAAACTAAGTGAAGGTGTAAAACTAAG GGTACACATTCCTTACCGTGACAGTAAGCTCACGCGCATTCTGCAACCTGCTCTAGGCGGCAATGCTATAACTTCAATAATTTGTACAGTAGCACCAGAAGAG ATTCATGTAGAGGAATCAAAGGGAACACTCCAATTTGCTAGTAGAGCTAAACGGATCACCAACTGTGTTCAAGTAAATGAG ATATTAACTGATGCAGCCTTATTGAAGCGGCAAACTCGAGAAATAGAGGAACTACGCATGAAACTTCAG GGATCACATTCCGAGGTGCTCGAGCAAGAGATACTGAAACTCAGAAATGACCTACTGAAG TACGAACACGAGCGAGAGAAGCTTGCTATGGAGTTGGAGGAGGAGAGAAGATCACAGAAAGAGCGAGAGCAATGCATCCTTGAGCAACAGAAAAAAATCCATAATCTCAGTAATCTTGCATCTATCTCAGACTCAAATGGACATGCTACACAG AACCAGGAAGAAAGCAGTAGCAGTATCACTTGCCAGGAAGATGCTTTTAGTACCCCTTGTTTGAAGCCAGTTCCCAGTGCCTTTGTTGCTAAGAGATCACAACGGTCTCAGCAGCTAGAATACAGCCCTGTGCCAGATGCTTTTAGCAATTTTGCCGATGAAGACACCTGGATGAAAATAAATAAAGGCTTTGTGGTTGATCTTGATTCACTTCACATGACTCCTTCTATAAAAGTTCAATCATCTTTACCCAATGATGAAAATGAT GGTTTGTCGACAGAGAATTACAAGCAAGAGGCACAGAATCTCAGAAGGCAGTTGGAACTTGTTTTAGAGGAAAGAGATGAACTTAGG AGACACCATACAGAACAAGAATCACTAAATGAACAGCTAATGAGTGAGGTATCTGAACTCCAGCAAGAGGCACTCTTGATCCATGAGATCCCTCAAAGATTGTGCGAGTCTGTCACAACTTGTAAAGATATATACACGGATGTGCTTTCAGTTTTGCAG AATTTTGTAGCTAATGAGAAATCTGCAACGGCCAAATTGCTCTCTACAACAAGTGAAATTGGTACTTGTCTTTTTGCAACTCTGGAATCTCACTTTTCGGTAGCTATGCACAGCGATAAGTCCTCTGCTGGAAATAATTCTTCAATTGAAGCGCAACGTATCAAGCTTTATGATAAGTTGAATAGAACAATTTCATCACTTGTATTATCAGAGGATGAAAACTCAGGAAATCAGCCACTCAGCTCCCAATATAAG GACTGTACTCTGGGTGGAGAAATTGCTTGTTGGAAGAAGAAACTGGATGAAGATATCAAAACAATCCAGGCAAAGTACGAGAACTTGGAAAAGGAGTTGGACCTCAATAATCAGCTTCTTGTCGCTTCCAGGGATAGATATAATAGCTTAGAAAGGGAGTTTCATCTCTTGAAAGAAGAGAGGGATTTATTGATACAAAAAGTTTCCACTTCCTGTGAgaagctcgaactcgttactaaCCAAAAGGGAAAGGTATGGGAGGATTTGAATGCTGAAGTAAAGAGGAGGCAAAACCTCGAAGACGAGATTAAACAGTTTAGTGTTGCTTTTGCATGCCGACAAAGATCCATCGTCTCGCTTCATAGTGACTTCAAATCTGTGATTGGTAATTTTAAGTCACAGAAGCCAATTTCAGTATATCCAGATCTCCTGGATTATGAGAGTTGA
- the LOC104120623 gene encoding kinesin-like protein KIN-7N isoform X2, with protein sequence MEKVCVAVRVRPARSNEENYNGTFWKVEDNRISLHKSLGTPISGASYTFDHVFDQDCSNARVYDLLTKDIIHAALEGFNGTAFAYGQTSSGKTFTMNGTQNDPGVIQRAVNDIFQKIEMTTNREFLIRVSYMEIYNEEINDLFAVENQKLQIHESLDRGVFVAGLREEIVNDAEQVLELIQQGEVNRHFGETNMNVRSSRSHTIFRMVIESKGKHNPDDAVRVSILNLVDLAGSERIAKTGAGGVRLKEGKHINKSLMILGNVINKLSEGVKLRVHIPYRDSKLTRILQPALGGNAITSIICTVAPEEIHVEESKGTLQFASRAKRITNCVQVNEILTDAALLKRQTREIEELRMKLQGSHSEVLEQEILKLRNDLLKYEHEREKLAMELEEERRSQKEREQCILEQQKKIHNLSNLASISDSNGHATQEESSSSITCQEDAFSTPCLKPVPSAFVAKRSQRSQQLEYSPVPDAFSNFADEDTWMKINKGFVVDLDSLHMTPSIKVQSSLPNDENDGLSTENYKQEAQNLRRQLELVLEERDELRRHHTEQESLNEQLMSEVSELQQEALLIHEIPQRLCESVTTCKDIYTDVLSVLQNFVANEKSATAKLLSTTSEIGTCLFATLESHFSVAMHSDKSSAGNNSSIEAQRIKLYDKLNRTISSLVLSEDENSGNQPLSSQYKDCTLGGEIACWKKKLDEDIKTIQAKYENLEKELDLNNQLLVASRDRYNSLEREFHLLKEERDLLIQKVSTSCEKLELVTNQKGKVWEDLNAEVKRRQNLEDEIKQFSVAFACRQRSIVSLHSDFKSVIGNFKSQKPISVYPDLLDYES encoded by the exons ATGGAGAAGGTGTGCGTAGCAGTTAGAGTGAGACCTGCAAGGAGTAACGAAGAGAATTACAATGGAACCTTTTGGAAAGTTGAAGACAATCGCATTTCTCTTCACAAGTCTCTCGGTACTCCGATCTCCGGCGCCTCCTACACTTTTG ATCATGTGTTCGATCAGGACTGTTCTAATGCTAGGGTTTATGACCTTCTTACTAAGGACATTATTCATGCTGCTCTTGAAGGTTTCAACG GAACTGCTTTTGCATATGGGCAAACCAGTAGTGGTAAAACTTTTACTATGAATGGCACTCAGAATGATCCAGGAGTCATCCAGCGTGCGGTCAATGACATATTTCAGAAAATTGAGATg ACAACTAATAGGGAGTTTCTGATTCGAGTATCTTATATGGAAATCTACAATGAAGAGATTAATGATCTATTTGCTGTAGAGAACCAGAAACTGCAGATTCATGAAAGTTTGGAT CGTGGAGTTTTTGTCGCAGGTTTGAGGGAAGAAATAGTAAACGATGCTGAACAAGTACTTGAGCTTATACAGCAAGGAGAAG TTAACAGACATTTTGGTGAAACCAACATGAATGTTAGAAGCAGTAGATCTCACACCATCTTCAGGATG GTAATTGAAAGCAAAGGAAAGCATAATCCAGATGACGCTGTTCGTGTTTCCATTTTG AATTTGGTAGATTTAGCGGGGTCTGAACGGATTGCTAAAACTGGAGCTGGGGGAGTTCGTCTGAAGGAAGGAAAGCACATTAACAAGAGCCTAATGATCCTTGGTAATGTTATCAATAAACTAAGTGAAGGTGTAAAACTAAG GGTACACATTCCTTACCGTGACAGTAAGCTCACGCGCATTCTGCAACCTGCTCTAGGCGGCAATGCTATAACTTCAATAATTTGTACAGTAGCACCAGAAGAG ATTCATGTAGAGGAATCAAAGGGAACACTCCAATTTGCTAGTAGAGCTAAACGGATCACCAACTGTGTTCAAGTAAATGAG ATATTAACTGATGCAGCCTTATTGAAGCGGCAAACTCGAGAAATAGAGGAACTACGCATGAAACTTCAG GGATCACATTCCGAGGTGCTCGAGCAAGAGATACTGAAACTCAGAAATGACCTACTGAAG TACGAACACGAGCGAGAGAAGCTTGCTATGGAGTTGGAGGAGGAGAGAAGATCACAGAAAGAGCGAGAGCAATGCATCCTTGAGCAACAGAAAAAAATCCATAATCTCAGTAATCTTGCATCTATCTCAGACTCAAATGGACATGCTACACAG GAAGAAAGCAGTAGCAGTATCACTTGCCAGGAAGATGCTTTTAGTACCCCTTGTTTGAAGCCAGTTCCCAGTGCCTTTGTTGCTAAGAGATCACAACGGTCTCAGCAGCTAGAATACAGCCCTGTGCCAGATGCTTTTAGCAATTTTGCCGATGAAGACACCTGGATGAAAATAAATAAAGGCTTTGTGGTTGATCTTGATTCACTTCACATGACTCCTTCTATAAAAGTTCAATCATCTTTACCCAATGATGAAAATGAT GGTTTGTCGACAGAGAATTACAAGCAAGAGGCACAGAATCTCAGAAGGCAGTTGGAACTTGTTTTAGAGGAAAGAGATGAACTTAGG AGACACCATACAGAACAAGAATCACTAAATGAACAGCTAATGAGTGAGGTATCTGAACTCCAGCAAGAGGCACTCTTGATCCATGAGATCCCTCAAAGATTGTGCGAGTCTGTCACAACTTGTAAAGATATATACACGGATGTGCTTTCAGTTTTGCAG AATTTTGTAGCTAATGAGAAATCTGCAACGGCCAAATTGCTCTCTACAACAAGTGAAATTGGTACTTGTCTTTTTGCAACTCTGGAATCTCACTTTTCGGTAGCTATGCACAGCGATAAGTCCTCTGCTGGAAATAATTCTTCAATTGAAGCGCAACGTATCAAGCTTTATGATAAGTTGAATAGAACAATTTCATCACTTGTATTATCAGAGGATGAAAACTCAGGAAATCAGCCACTCAGCTCCCAATATAAG GACTGTACTCTGGGTGGAGAAATTGCTTGTTGGAAGAAGAAACTGGATGAAGATATCAAAACAATCCAGGCAAAGTACGAGAACTTGGAAAAGGAGTTGGACCTCAATAATCAGCTTCTTGTCGCTTCCAGGGATAGATATAATAGCTTAGAAAGGGAGTTTCATCTCTTGAAAGAAGAGAGGGATTTATTGATACAAAAAGTTTCCACTTCCTGTGAgaagctcgaactcgttactaaCCAAAAGGGAAAGGTATGGGAGGATTTGAATGCTGAAGTAAAGAGGAGGCAAAACCTCGAAGACGAGATTAAACAGTTTAGTGTTGCTTTTGCATGCCGACAAAGATCCATCGTCTCGCTTCATAGTGACTTCAAATCTGTGATTGGTAATTTTAAGTCACAGAAGCCAATTTCAGTATATCCAGATCTCCTGGATTATGAGAGTTGA